The following are from one region of the Halarcobacter sp. genome:
- a CDS encoding alanine--glyoxylate aminotransferase family protein: protein MLLTPGPTPVPEFVRKAMADVTIHHRTPEFEKIFEETRELLFELYGMDEVVMLASSGSGAMEACVTNLTHKKALTINSGKFGDRFGKICKAFDIDYTEIKNEWNTPVSVEEVVETIKNDKDIDAIFIQLCESAGGLRHPVEEMAKAVKEINPDIMIVADGITAIGVEKIDVTNLDAVITGSQKALMLPPGLAIIGLSNKAVAKIEEKSRGFYFNLATEIKKQKTNTTAWTAATTLIIGLKEILAHIKENGGFDKLYADTEKRAKATREALKAIGCEIYPKTPANAMTTVYTEHAPAIRKILKTKYNVNIAGGQDHIKTLIFRINHMGLVEDFEASWVVNAVELAMDELGLRTFDGTASKVLLENMFKGN from the coding sequence ATGCTTTTAACACCAGGACCAACTCCTGTACCAGAGTTTGTTAGAAAAGCTATGGCTGATGTGACTATTCACCATAGAACGCCAGAGTTTGAAAAAATATTTGAAGAAACAAGAGAACTATTATTTGAATTATATGGAATGGATGAGGTAGTAATGCTTGCATCTAGTGGTTCAGGTGCTATGGAAGCTTGTGTTACAAACTTAACTCATAAAAAAGCGCTTACAATCAATTCAGGGAAATTTGGTGACAGATTTGGAAAAATCTGTAAGGCTTTTGATATAGATTATACAGAAATAAAAAATGAATGGAACACTCCAGTTAGTGTAGAAGAAGTAGTAGAAACAATAAAAAATGATAAAGATATTGATGCAATTTTTATTCAGCTTTGTGAAAGTGCTGGAGGTTTAAGACACCCAGTTGAAGAGATGGCAAAAGCTGTTAAAGAGATTAACCCAGATATTATGATAGTTGCAGATGGAATTACAGCAATTGGTGTAGAAAAGATTGATGTAACAAATTTAGATGCGGTAATCACTGGAAGTCAAAAAGCTTTAATGCTACCACCAGGTTTAGCAATAATTGGATTATCAAATAAAGCTGTAGCAAAAATAGAAGAGAAATCAAGAGGTTTTTATTTTAATTTAGCAACAGAAATAAAAAAACAAAAAACAAATACTACAGCGTGGACTGCAGCAACTACTTTGATTATTGGATTAAAAGAGATTTTAGCTCATATCAAAGAGAATGGTGGTTTTGATAAGTTATATGCAGATACTGAAAAAAGAGCAAAAGCTACAAGAGAAGCTTTAAAAGCAATTGGATGTGAAATTTATCCAAAAACTCCTGCTAATGCAATGACAACTGTATATACTGAACATGCACCAGCAATTAGAAAAATATTAAAAACAAAGTATAATGTAAATATTGCAGGTGGACAAGACCATATTAAAACATTAATTTTTAGAATAAACCATATGGGACTTGTTGAAGATTTTGAAGCTTCATGGGTTGTAAACGCAGTTGAACTAGCAATGGATGAATTAGGTTTAAGAACTTTTGATGGTACAGCTAGCAAAGTTCTTTTAGAGAATATGTTTAAAGGTAACTAA
- a CDS encoding pirin family protein: MLKKLPKENMGGSNLGWLRSRFHFSFAEYYNPQNMNFGVLRVINDDLIEPNSGFNTHPHSNMEIISYVIDGEITHKDSMGNEETLKRGEVQYLSAGDGIYHSEHNLHNSKILRLLQIWILPPKNGLPKLYGSHKFKEEERKNNLLNIVSSTNGEAKVKIHQDINMYVSELDKNKELEYDIKTNRQIYFVLIEGKANINDIILDYGDALEITEEKSIKIEALENSHFLFIEMAS, from the coding sequence ATGTTAAAAAAACTACCAAAAGAGAATATGGGAGGTTCCAACCTAGGTTGGTTAAGAAGTAGATTTCATTTCTCTTTTGCTGAATACTATAATCCCCAAAATATGAATTTTGGTGTGTTAAGAGTTATAAATGATGATTTAATAGAACCAAACTCTGGATTTAATACTCACCCTCATTCAAATATGGAGATTATCTCATATGTTATAGATGGTGAGATTACACATAAAGATTCTATGGGAAATGAAGAAACACTAAAAAGAGGTGAAGTTCAATACTTAAGTGCTGGAGATGGTATATATCACAGTGAACATAATCTTCACAATTCAAAAATATTAAGACTTTTACAAATATGGATTTTACCACCCAAAAATGGTTTACCAAAACTTTATGGTTCACATAAGTTTAAAGAAGAAGAAAGAAAAAACAACTTATTAAATATTGTATCTTCTACAAATGGTGAAGCAAAAGTAAAAATACATCAAGATATAAATATGTATGTTAGTGAACTTGATAAAAATAAAGAACTAGAATATGATATAAAAACTAACAGACAAATCTATTTTGTATTAATTGAGGGTAAAGCAAATATAAATGATATTATTTTAGACTATGGGGATGCACTTGAGATTACAGAAGAGAAATCTATAAAAATTGAAGCTTTAGAAAATTCACATTTTCTTTTTATTGAAATGGCTAGTTAA
- a CDS encoding class III extradiol ring-cleavage dioxygenase, translating to MLPSIYVSHGSPMLMIMNNNTTEFLKELSTKYEKPEFILVISAHWVTNNLKILYEESPSLIYDFYNFPEELYRLTYPANSDLQKADEIINLLNNEGFEVEKDYSRGGYDHGVWSPLRFMYPKADIPVIQLSLPYTFNQYQLFKLGEALQSLRKNTLIIASGAMTHNLRDIDWVEDSKHIKDYAKGFHDWVVENVKEADYNTLLDIESKSKYFRQNHPTPEHFLPFYVTLGSSKDKIGESLHDTYMYGNQSMDSIIFKG from the coding sequence ATGTTACCAAGTATATATGTATCTCACGGCTCACCTATGTTGATGATCATGAATAATAATACAACTGAATTTTTAAAAGAGTTGTCAACTAAATATGAAAAGCCTGAATTTATCTTGGTAATATCTGCTCACTGGGTGACAAATAATTTGAAGATTTTATACGAAGAGTCACCCTCTTTGATTTATGACTTCTATAATTTTCCAGAAGAATTATATAGATTAACTTATCCTGCAAATAGTGATTTACAAAAAGCAGATGAGATAATTAACCTTCTAAACAATGAAGGTTTTGAAGTAGAAAAAGATTATTCTAGAGGTGGTTATGACCATGGTGTATGGTCACCACTTAGATTTATGTATCCCAAAGCAGATATACCTGTAATACAGCTATCTTTGCCATATACTTTTAACCAGTATCAATTATTTAAATTGGGTGAAGCATTACAAAGTTTAAGAAAAAATACATTAATTATTGCAAGTGGTGCAATGACTCATAACTTAAGAGATATTGATTGGGTAGAAGATAGTAAACATATAAAAGATTATGCAAAAGGTTTCCATGACTGGGTTGTTGAAAATGTAAAAGAAGCAGATTATAATACTTTACTTGATATAGAATCAAAAAGTAAATATTTTAGACAAAACCACCCTACTCCTGAACATTTTTTACCATTTTATGTAACACTTGGAAGCTCAAAAGACAAAATAGGAGAAAGCCTACATGACACATATATGTATGGCAATCAATCAATGGATTCAATAATATTTAAAGGGTAA
- a CDS encoding MarR family transcriptional regulator, translating to MERKSLISYGKKTDISMKTWVQVSKTYNKFFTQELKYFSEHELTFNQFKVLEVLYHRGDLSIGSITKLTLSTPGNITVVVKNLKRDGWITSVVNPEDKRASILSITQKGKDKMKAIFPQHAQNIFDYMGVLEEDELETLYNLLRKVYKA from the coding sequence ATGGAAAGAAAAAGTTTAATTAGTTATGGTAAAAAAACAGATATATCTATGAAAACTTGGGTACAAGTTTCAAAGACATATAATAAATTTTTTACTCAAGAACTTAAATATTTTTCTGAACATGAATTAACTTTTAATCAATTTAAGGTTTTGGAAGTACTTTACCATAGAGGTGATTTAAGTATTGGTTCTATTACTAAGTTAACTCTTAGTACACCAGGAAATATCACTGTAGTGGTAAAAAATTTAAAAAGAGACGGTTGGATTACATCAGTTGTAAATCCTGAAGATAAAAGAGCAAGTATTTTATCTATTACTCAAAAGGGTAAAGATAAAATGAAAGCAATTTTCCCTCAACATGCACAAAATATATTTGATTATATGGGTGTTTTAGAGGAAGATGAGCTTGAAACTCTTTATAATTTGTTGAGAAAAGTTTATAAAGCATAA
- a CDS encoding NAD(P)H-dependent oxidoreductase, giving the protein MILIFVASLNENVKLAQKLQTQLNDKNLNSEIINLVDLDLPMYDTNKEQNDGIPQKALDLSEKMKTASGYIFVSPEYNFGVPPVLVNMISWVSRIGDDFRALFSFKKIQLATHSGSNGIDLMNSLRAQFTRLGSIVIPREIVTSYTNPLREDSSNRILDQFSSLIKE; this is encoded by the coding sequence ATGATATTAATATTTGTTGCAAGTTTAAATGAAAATGTAAAATTAGCTCAAAAGCTACAAACTCAATTAAATGATAAAAATTTAAATAGTGAAATAATAAACTTGGTAGACTTAGATTTACCAATGTATGATACAAATAAAGAGCAAAATGATGGTATTCCTCAAAAAGCTTTAGATTTAAGTGAAAAAATGAAAACTGCTTCAGGATATATTTTTGTTTCACCTGAATATAACTTTGGTGTTCCTCCTGTGTTAGTAAATATGATATCTTGGGTATCAAGAATTGGAGATGATTTTAGAGCTTTATTTTCTTTTAAAAAAATACAATTAGCTACTCACTCAGGAAGTAATGGAATTGATTTAATGAACTCACTTAGAGCCCAATTTACAAGACTAGGTTCAATTGTAATACCAAGAGAGATTGTAACATCATACACTAATCCTCTAAGAGAAGATAGCTCAAATAGAATATTAGATCAATTTTCAAGTCTAATCAAAGAATAA
- a CDS encoding YceI family protein → MKLIKVGLASIIAAGALYAGTYNVDPAHSNVGFKVKHLMISNVRGNFEKFAGSFVYDEKTGAIKSVTGTAEVDSINTDNEKRDGHLKSADFFDAANHPKLTLKIEKVEGEKAYGKLTMRGVTKDVVFEIEKTGEAVDPWGNKRVALEIEGEVNRKDFGLNWNKALEAGGVMVSEEVNINLEIQGILEK, encoded by the coding sequence ATGAAATTAATTAAAGTAGGATTAGCATCAATTATCGCAGCAGGTGCATTATATGCAGGAACTTATAACGTAGACCCTGCACACTCAAATGTTGGATTCAAGGTTAAACACCTTATGATCTCAAATGTAAGAGGAAATTTTGAAAAATTTGCTGGTTCTTTTGTATATGATGAAAAAACAGGAGCAATAAAATCAGTAACAGGTACAGCAGAAGTTGATTCTATTAACACAGATAATGAAAAAAGAGATGGTCACTTAAAATCAGCTGATTTCTTTGATGCTGCAAACCACCCAAAATTAACTTTAAAAATTGAAAAAGTTGAAGGTGAAAAAGCTTATGGTAAATTAACTATGAGAGGTGTTACAAAAGATGTTGTATTTGAAATTGAAAAAACTGGTGAAGCAGTAGATCCATGGGGAAATAAAAGAGTTGCTTTAGAGATTGAAGGTGAAGTAAATAGAAAAGATTTCGGTCTTAACTGGAATAAAGCACTTGAAGCTGGTGGAGTAATGGTTAGTGAAGAAGTAAACATTAATCTAGAAATCCAAGGTATTTTAGAAAAATAA
- a CDS encoding ATP phosphoribosyltransferase regulatory subunit has translation MIFEHEIPKGSRLYFGKAAKAKRELEYKISTLLDNRGFEEIVTPNFSYSQHQSIANERKLIKFSDEKNEQVSLRADSTLDVVRIITKRLGRATDHKKWFYVQPIFTYPSSEDYQIGCEWICHDNIVDILNLTGDILVDLDINPILQLSNINIPKLVSKELDIDIELFKNGEIAKLLSLKVDWLNELIKVKDIEDLENSIKTAPKVIKNELEKLLKTAKEVSYKNLVIAPLYHGSLKYYDDVYYRVIQDNYVLCKGGKYSSEGISSLGFALYTDSLLKILED, from the coding sequence ATGATATTTGAACACGAAATACCAAAAGGTAGTAGATTATATTTTGGTAAAGCCGCTAAAGCAAAAAGAGAACTTGAATATAAAATCAGTACTCTTTTAGACAATAGAGGTTTTGAAGAGATTGTTACACCAAACTTCTCTTATTCGCAACATCAATCAATTGCAAATGAAAGAAAACTAATAAAGTTTTCTGATGAGAAAAATGAGCAAGTATCATTGCGAGCTGATTCAACGCTGGATGTGGTAAGAATCATTACAAAAAGATTAGGAAGAGCAACTGACCATAAAAAATGGTTTTATGTTCAACCAATCTTTACATATCCATCATCAGAAGATTATCAAATAGGTTGTGAATGGATTTGTCATGACAATATAGTTGATATATTAAATCTAACAGGAGATATCTTAGTAGATTTAGATATTAATCCTATTTTACAACTATCAAATATCAATATTCCAAAACTTGTATCAAAAGAGTTGGATATAGATATTGAACTTTTCAAAAATGGTGAAATAGCAAAACTTTTAAGTTTAAAAGTTGATTGGTTAAATGAACTTATAAAAGTAAAAGATATAGAAGATTTAGAAAATAGTATAAAAACTGCGCCAAAAGTTATCAAGAATGAACTTGAAAAGCTGTTAAAAACAGCAAAAGAGGTTTCATATAAAAACTTAGTAATAGCTCCGTTATATCACGGAAGTTTAAAATATTATGATGATGTATATTATAGAGTAATTCAAGATAATTATGTTTTATGCAAAGGTGGAAAATATAGTTCTGAGGGGATCAGTTCTTTAGGTTTTGCACTATATACAGACAGTTTATTAAAAATTTTAGAGGATTAG